In the Magnetospira sp. QH-2 genome, one interval contains:
- the cas4 gene encoding CRISPR-associated protein Cas4 translates to MYEEDDLIPLSALQHFVVCPRQCALIHLEQLWIENSRTAEGRAAHERVDRGGAEQRDGQHRAFGMSLRSLALGLVGKADAVEFHPAANGEAVPFPVEHKRGRPKKGDEDRVQLCAQALCLEEVLGIPVPAGALFYGEKRRRLEVSFDAALRARTAAVAASVRAMFEANTTPPPPDAAPCRNCSLEPACRPDTRGRSVARWLARRLAEEDT, encoded by the coding sequence ATGTACGAAGAGGATGACCTGATCCCCCTGTCGGCCCTGCAACATTTCGTGGTCTGCCCGAGGCAGTGCGCCTTGATCCACCTGGAACAGCTCTGGATCGAAAACAGCCGCACCGCCGAGGGCCGGGCGGCTCACGAACGGGTCGACCGGGGCGGAGCGGAGCAGCGCGACGGACAGCACCGGGCATTCGGCATGTCCCTGCGCAGCCTCGCCCTCGGCCTCGTGGGCAAAGCCGACGCGGTGGAGTTCCATCCCGCAGCCAACGGCGAGGCCGTCCCGTTTCCGGTCGAGCATAAGCGCGGTCGCCCGAAAAAAGGCGACGAGGACCGGGTGCAACTCTGTGCCCAAGCTCTGTGCCTGGAAGAGGTGCTCGGGATTCCGGTACCCGCCGGGGCGCTATTCTATGGCGAGAAGCGGCGGCGGCTGGAGGTCTCCTTCGATGCCGCCCTGCGCGCCCGCACGGCAGCGGTCGCAGCATCGGTGCGGGCGATGTTCGAGGCGAACACCACTCCACCGCCTCCGGACGCTGCCCCCTGTCGCAATTGCTCACTCGAACCGGCCTGCCGCCCGGACACGCGCGGTCGGTCTGTCGCCCGCTGGCTGGCCCGCCGTCTGGCCGAGGAGGACACATGA
- the cas1c gene encoding type I-C CRISPR-associated endonuclease Cas1c — MKHHLNTLYVTTEGTYLAKDGECIVAKVDSAVRARIPIGGLESVVCLGRVSHSPQLLEHCAANGVALTHLSQSGRFMARLEGPTSGNVLIRRAQYRWADDPTRSAGLARAFLTGKLANARQVLQRGAREKDDPDLNAAADRLGRLLRRLPGEATVDGLRGLEGEAGRTYWAAFPKLIGGDPVFVFTARSRRPPLDPMNALLSFLYTLLAHDVRGALETAGLDPQVGFLHRDRPGRPGLALDLMEEFRAVIADRLALSLVNRGQVRGKGFKVLDGGGVVMDDATRRTVIEAWQERKKDERRHPFLDEPATLGLFWHWQALLLKRHLRGDLDGYPPCLWR; from the coding sequence ATGAAACATCACCTGAACACACTTTACGTCACCACTGAGGGTACCTATCTGGCCAAGGACGGCGAATGCATCGTCGCCAAGGTTGATAGCGCGGTGCGGGCGCGAATCCCTATTGGCGGCTTGGAAAGTGTCGTCTGTTTGGGCCGGGTTTCACACAGTCCGCAGCTCCTGGAGCATTGCGCGGCGAACGGCGTGGCTCTCACCCATCTCTCCCAAAGCGGGCGTTTCATGGCCCGCCTGGAAGGGCCGACCTCGGGCAACGTGTTGATCCGCCGCGCCCAATACCGTTGGGCCGACGATCCAACTCGAAGCGCCGGACTGGCACGGGCCTTCCTCACCGGCAAGCTCGCCAATGCCCGTCAGGTGCTGCAACGGGGGGCCAGGGAGAAGGACGATCCAGACCTCAACGCCGCTGCCGACCGCCTCGGGAGACTGCTCCGCCGCCTGCCCGGCGAGGCCACGGTGGACGGCCTGCGTGGTCTGGAGGGAGAGGCCGGACGGACCTATTGGGCGGCCTTCCCGAAACTGATCGGCGGCGATCCGGTTTTCGTCTTCACCGCACGCAGCCGCCGCCCGCCGCTGGACCCGATGAACGCCCTGCTGTCGTTCCTCTACACCCTGCTCGCCCATGACGTGCGCGGTGCCCTGGAAACGGCGGGGCTCGACCCGCAGGTCGGTTTTCTGCACCGCGACCGCCCAGGGCGACCAGGGCTGGCGCTCGATCTGATGGAGGAGTTTCGCGCCGTGATCGCCGACCGTCTGGCCCTGTCGCTGGTCAATCGGGGGCAGGTGCGGGGCAAGGGTTTCAAGGTGCTGGACGGCGGTGGGGTGGTGATGGACGACGCCACCCGGCGCACTGTCATCGAAGCCTGGCAGGAACGCAAGAAAGACGAACGACGGCACCCGTTCCTCGACGAACCGGCGACGCTGGGTCTGTTCTGGCATTGGCAGGCCCTTTTGCTAAAGCGCCATCTGCGCGGCGACCTGGACGGCTATCCGCCGTGTTTGTGGCGCTAG
- the cas2 gene encoding CRISPR-associated endonuclease Cas2 gives MLVLISYDVETTDRAGRRRLRRIAKACQDHGQRVQFSVFECEVTPAAWTALRARLLDEMDPKKDSLRFYFLGAEGKRRIEHQGNRVPLDLEGPLLL, from the coding sequence ATGTTAGTCTTGATCAGCTACGACGTGGAAACCACCGACCGGGCCGGACGCCGTCGTTTGCGTCGGATCGCCAAGGCCTGCCAGGACCATGGGCAGCGAGTGCAGTTCTCGGTGTTTGAATGCGAGGTGACGCCCGCCGCCTGGACAGCCCTGCGCGCCCGACTGCTCGACGAAATGGACCCCAAGAAGGATAGCCTGCGGTTCTATTTTCTAGGCGCGGAGGGGAAACGCCGCATTGAGCATCAAGGCAACCGGGTGCCCCTAGACCTGGAAGGACCATTATTGCTGTAG